A single region of the Deltaproteobacteria bacterium genome encodes:
- a CDS encoding tetratricopeptide repeat protein has product MIPLRPRASLLSLLALLLLLTSGCAFGKAMKAGDEHLAAGRYSQALNAYEKALKLKPESMEAQAKVAQAQAGLFEESSRKATALLQGGDILGAIEVGSEVHRRLPPSAAKDELINGIAAGANARIDQEVGQGEYGVALVVIDAAAKGLPTWSAAMEGRRQQVVARWVEVLEGLGESARKAGRPGDALLCYAQIARLTGVPAHLARRDELRRQLDDELRYVIQPRGQVRDEGFMAVAPRLATRDPGPLLQVLGPREKGRAAVQLGFSLGRPTFQTYRSDDSKSVEYQSGTRQVANPSHESKQNEVTDQERRLNEAQDEVLTQTEYVEQYSEDVAREGPSPNTSTGAEQNLSNAKNRLEAARRKEKEERDRLQKLREELRDTPAFNEEPVYSVHTFPVATYTLRAEIRLQGDLTHGDGRPAQGFGDQLVTSASDETYPAQPVAGVAEDPLALPSQGELADRLWEQARLRIEAEVRRSFDEHRHAFLAQARAAKSEAEVIEALVAYVLLDPSSVEPEVGDWLYRLRRIGGVADLLARSR; this is encoded by the coding sequence ATGATCCCCCTGCGACCGCGAGCGAGCCTGCTCTCCCTGCTGGCCCTCCTGCTCCTGCTCACCTCCGGCTGCGCCTTCGGGAAGGCGATGAAGGCCGGCGACGAGCACCTGGCGGCCGGCCGCTACTCCCAGGCCCTGAACGCCTACGAGAAGGCCCTGAAGCTCAAGCCCGAGTCGATGGAGGCCCAGGCGAAGGTGGCCCAGGCGCAGGCGGGGCTCTTCGAGGAGAGCTCGCGCAAGGCGACGGCCCTGCTCCAGGGGGGGGACATCCTCGGGGCCATCGAGGTGGGCAGCGAGGTCCACCGCCGCCTGCCTCCCAGCGCGGCCAAGGACGAGCTGATCAACGGCATCGCCGCCGGCGCCAACGCCCGGATCGATCAGGAGGTGGGGCAGGGGGAGTACGGCGTCGCCCTGGTGGTGATCGACGCCGCGGCGAAGGGGCTGCCGACCTGGTCGGCGGCCATGGAGGGGCGCCGCCAGCAGGTGGTGGCCCGCTGGGTCGAGGTCCTGGAGGGGCTCGGCGAGTCGGCCCGGAAGGCCGGGCGCCCGGGGGACGCGCTCCTCTGCTACGCCCAGATCGCCCGGCTCACCGGCGTGCCCGCCCACCTCGCGCGCCGGGACGAGCTCCGGCGCCAGCTCGACGACGAGCTGCGCTATGTGATCCAGCCGCGGGGGCAGGTGCGGGACGAGGGCTTCATGGCCGTGGCCCCCCGCCTGGCGACGCGGGATCCCGGGCCGCTCCTGCAGGTGCTCGGACCGCGGGAGAAGGGGAGGGCGGCGGTGCAGCTGGGCTTCTCCCTCGGCCGCCCCACCTTCCAGACCTACCGGAGCGACGACTCGAAGTCGGTCGAGTACCAGAGCGGCACCCGGCAGGTGGCGAACCCCTCCCACGAGAGCAAGCAGAACGAGGTCACGGATCAGGAGCGCCGCCTCAACGAGGCGCAGGACGAGGTGCTCACCCAGACCGAGTACGTCGAGCAGTACTCGGAGGACGTCGCCCGCGAGGGCCCCTCCCCGAACACGAGCACCGGCGCCGAGCAGAACCTCTCCAACGCCAAGAATCGCCTGGAGGCCGCCCGCCGCAAGGAGAAGGAGGAGCGGGACCGGCTCCAGAAGCTGCGGGAGGAGCTGCGGGACACCCCCGCCTTCAACGAGGAGCCGGTCTACTCGGTGCACACCTTCCCGGTGGCCACCTACACCCTGCGGGCCGAGATCCGGCTCCAGGGCGACCTCACGCACGGGGACGGCCGGCCGGCGCAGGGCTTCGGCGACCAGCTCGTCACCTCGGCGAGCGACGAGACCTACCCGGCTCAGCCGGTCGCCGGGGTGGCGGAGGATCCGCTCGCGCTCCCCTCCCAGGGGGAGCTGGCCGACCGGCTCTGGGAGCAGGCCCGCCTGCGGATCGAGGCGGAGGTCCGCCGGAGCTTCGACGAGCACCGCCACGCCTTCCTCGCCCAGGCCCGCGCGGCGAAGAGCGAGGCCGAGGTGATCGAGGCCCTGGTCGCCTACGTCCTCCTCGACCCCTCCTCGGTCGAGCCGGAGGTCGGTGACTGGCTCTACCGCCTGCGGCGGATCGGCGGCGTAGCGGATCTGCTCGCCCGGTCCAGGTGA
- a CDS encoding adenylate/guanylate cyclase domain-containing protein, with the protein MFEPLQVLALCLGLVAATAHLFGAAIGLILERTSKELSRLVGATFIVSAWYAATVGIRHSGLIDDSPHLQALPMLLAGYLGPFLYLLTRKLLDPFGPLDRRNYWTLLLGLPGSAVFFTLVLSDDPLALVDAANRGDMTTYLLPSVAFIANALEIVLCVLASVVIIVRSYARAEAGSGQRSRARWAFGPIAGALLAVFVSNILPALGLGFNASIFGPILTLPMLVLALAAVRNAGQEREALENQRKVMSRYLPRQIVDQIIIGRHRLSLGGDLRVATILISDIRDFTRISEQLSPEEVVSGLNRYLTTMTEVVFRHGGMVDKFIGDSILAVFGVPEGDGTDATRALECAQDMLAALERFNGEWTADGHAPLAIGIGVHRGPVLSGNVGSENRMDFTVIGDTVNTASRVEALTKELGAPVLLTADVASAVDVEALVLRPAGDHVLRGRSGSTALLSLALPG; encoded by the coding sequence ATGTTCGAACCCCTCCAGGTCCTCGCTCTCTGCCTCGGCCTCGTCGCCGCGACCGCCCACCTCTTCGGCGCGGCGATCGGCCTGATCCTGGAGCGCACCAGCAAGGAGCTCTCGCGCCTGGTGGGCGCCACCTTCATCGTCAGCGCCTGGTACGCGGCGACGGTCGGGATCCGGCACTCGGGGCTGATCGACGACTCCCCTCACCTCCAGGCCCTCCCCATGCTGCTGGCGGGCTACCTCGGCCCCTTCCTCTACCTGCTCACCCGCAAGCTCCTGGACCCCTTCGGCCCCCTCGACCGCCGCAACTACTGGACCCTCCTCCTGGGCCTGCCCGGGAGCGCCGTCTTCTTCACCCTGGTCCTGAGCGACGACCCGCTGGCCCTGGTCGACGCCGCCAACCGCGGGGACATGACCACCTACCTGCTGCCCTCGGTGGCCTTCATCGCCAACGCCCTGGAGATCGTGCTCTGCGTGCTGGCGAGCGTGGTGATCATCGTGCGCTCCTACGCCCGCGCGGAGGCGGGCTCGGGACAGCGAAGCCGGGCCCGGTGGGCCTTCGGGCCGATCGCCGGCGCCCTGCTGGCGGTGTTCGTCTCCAACATCCTCCCGGCCCTCGGCCTGGGCTTCAACGCCTCGATCTTCGGGCCGATCCTCACCCTGCCCATGCTGGTGCTGGCGCTGGCCGCCGTCCGGAACGCCGGCCAGGAGCGCGAGGCCCTCGAGAACCAGCGCAAGGTGATGAGCCGCTACCTGCCCCGGCAGATCGTCGACCAGATCATCATCGGCCGGCACCGCCTGAGCCTGGGCGGCGACCTCAGGGTGGCCACCATCCTCATCTCGGACATCCGGGACTTCACCCGCATCTCCGAGCAGCTCTCCCCCGAGGAGGTGGTGTCGGGGCTCAACCGCTACCTCACGACCATGACCGAGGTGGTCTTCCGCCACGGCGGGATGGTGGACAAGTTCATCGGGGACAGCATCCTCGCGGTCTTCGGGGTCCCCGAGGGGGACGGCACCGACGCCACCCGTGCCCTGGAGTGCGCCCAGGACATGCTGGCGGCCCTGGAGCGCTTCAACGGTGAGTGGACCGCCGACGGCCACGCGCCGCTGGCCATCGGCATCGGCGTCCACCGAGGGCCGGTGCTCTCCGGGAACGTGGGCAGCGAGAACCGGATGGACTTCACCGTCATCGGCGACACGGTGAACACCGCCAGCCGGGTCGAGGCCCTGACCAAGGAGCTCGGCGCCCCGGTGCTCCTCACCGCCGACGTGGCCAGCGCGGTGGACGTCGAGGCCCTGGTGCTCCGGCCGGCCGGCGACCACGTCCTGCGTGGGCGCTCGGGCTCGACCGCCCTGCTCTCCCTGGCGCTGCCGGGCTAG
- a CDS encoding carboxypeptidase regulatory-like domain-containing protein, whose translation MTIGGCGTEVATRDNPFDPQSTNPAPGALIGLVEVPDRADASGLTLELAGEEAVAPATTDASGAFLFAALNPGRYNLTLEETGYQPVQVFGIEIPAGETVDLGRLILTTTTETSPSGIQGVVLLEGAIGGDHSGSHVRVIGRSYDTFSAPDGSFSLVVPEGTHDLELSHRDHVTQQLFGVVVAAGTLVTLAEPVLLPVNPASVTGNVSALTCTVDPADAVAVAAEGALVSVQGTGVTAVVAPDGAFTLTGVPPGSHTLHFGLAGHEPASTTVLDLHGGQAATLPETVVLTPSRGTVDGTILLTGQPEHAGTVVQLTGTGFVSITGTDGGFRIGEVCAGQGYELRAVPTRSGFLPAVVGGIEVLAGQRTTLPTQTLAPQSGDLNLGNGSGLTNDPTRVVPYTLQAATGTTEMRMSEDLSLFTDAARAAEGWGPYAQSGTFTLSAGEGRKWVYAQVRDAAGAVSGRLEATILLDLTAPTNPAILIEDGGIYSNDGDGALLLTLTASEAPDLAAGVDEVSGLALLRLLNHDLQSAGTPPSDPADPAWAAVTPIAYSRIVDHPLLRPSTDEAKEVWVRFSDRAGNWSLPISASVILDRQAPSGTTLAITGSAPGWAKSERVTLNLTATDANPGLQMRLAHDSGFAGAVTTPFAPTVAWNLLPGDGSKEVWVTFVDAAGNAAQALSASIQLDTLAPTGVSVSIAQAPYSPTRDLTLGLAQAGATQMVVSLKADFTDGAGQPLAWLPVAPTASIQLPDLDGEHAVHAKFRDAADNVSIAPAATVVLDQLTPDAPLLSVEGGPWVASPAITATIVAVGRPIDAHEMRVDLVDQVSGSTTTGTWRPYALLLGLSPPGADGGKQVVARVRDAAGHVSPPATVDLVLDTSPPSLSVFEIEGGAAAVRSPFVTLTATAAGAYQMRVSDRADFAGSVWQSYAPTLPWRLPASDGTHTVFVEVRDEAGHVAGASDDILLDTTPPGALTLTLADGQTWDTDGQVKVAVSAVDSGSGLAQLWLDHDSSFSNATVVSWLPAGAPSLVVDPWALLPGDGQRAVHVRVIDAVGNRSDAARSIAVDATPPEGKVVIDNGATWSTDTTLTLSLNTGDAVDMAVVESGTAPDCSVGGLPWEFVTFTKTWPTTATQGLHTIWVCFRDAAGNTFRVFDDILLDTTPPTGTIRIDADATWATSTQVVLGLTAPPDTTHMALANAASLACGTVVWEPFAPNKSWTLPAGDGPATVSVCFKDAAGNVAGSFSDGILLDTTPPQTPTLLIENGATWTNAPAPGHTVQISPSAVGATWVRIATDGILDTEPLEALAGPFSRSLPTGDGPKTVWAIFEDDAGNQSVAVSDTILLDTAAPTGSVVVNQDAPYTSSLVVNLTLTMTEPHEMRIWTDGTEDEPWVPVATTTLANLPPGDGTATVRARFRDAAGNESGVYQDTIIVDTVPPSAPQVITADTVVPLPDNSVFTVQTFGPVLEANFDRYEILGGKLSSWTALAGGQSTTSFDFNLLASPSAETGVPNLLRIRARDLAGNVGPEGSVIVTTDINLPNAATANLAWVVNGNGSVTLHWQPGNSPDVVGYNVYYGPASGTLTGQYAHQGPSPVRVGVTDRALLSGLVNGTQLFATVRPVDHAGNEGPVPIIAGEVRGQPSEHPINLVGDVTTGMERISNTIVEDDLVYLAGTKSTDTMLEVYDLGSLASPLQGGVIQAAPALPVQTATFTYADNLDFRSYYTTGPSISLDGPYLFLASGPYLRIYRLSQPEAPALLTTLDFSPRILHDVVAEGERAFLSVRTDVTTEKAALVALDLGKLYDLNPATVPSPLDVIGESVAAGGWRPSSLAWTRDKIVQFNSSSGSFLTYDVADALDDDVLTVFDDADYIGGAVGRSSPMPGGAVVSGNRLYLTNTQDFEVYPLESVWSGSALNGGSAIHVTGVVSQGQLALAGGQVFFPSSPDNGIRVLDLVDFPAGREVSRYLFTGYQPTGVTLAGNYGLVARWGGLLTVVELGVPRQPHELTSALGGGSTHEVRGGFVYGGSGNTVDLQSGWPPVVDNSEGNCSYNAAFYDDMVIRTTSGSPVIAHRDKVIDRDPSTIFNAAFDRYGLDVTDGGLRPGVKALGVAAHGNYLLVASQWSDGIYLDVFLGSPLRDRIQATELDMSYLIETYKLTDWTSADAWVELSVHRGRLFVSLDAYNFVNAPATGLYIIDLAPALDDDPATSIGASQIQGAVGISRVRTVDVSGGTAYVATGVGLEIVDVSAALDASLATLVPANPTTLTLGSTGVFSVVVHGSYLFSLGRSGWPLAFHDVSDPSAPLGMGTVPVTQKATNCGLPGGLTRGSLSVHGSTLYSSASGSIQLFALE comes from the coding sequence ATGACGATCGGCGGCTGCGGTACCGAGGTGGCGACCCGGGACAACCCCTTCGACCCCCAGTCCACCAACCCGGCGCCGGGCGCGCTGATCGGCCTCGTCGAGGTGCCGGACCGCGCCGACGCCTCGGGGCTCACCCTGGAGCTGGCCGGCGAGGAGGCCGTCGCGCCGGCGACCACGGACGCGAGCGGCGCCTTCCTCTTCGCCGCGCTGAACCCGGGCCGCTACAACCTCACCCTGGAGGAGACCGGCTACCAGCCCGTGCAGGTCTTCGGGATCGAGATCCCGGCCGGTGAGACCGTCGACCTGGGCCGCCTGATCCTCACCACCACCACCGAGACCTCGCCCAGCGGCATCCAGGGCGTGGTGCTCCTCGAGGGGGCGATCGGTGGAGACCACAGCGGCTCTCACGTCCGGGTGATCGGGCGCAGCTACGACACCTTCTCGGCGCCGGACGGCTCCTTCTCCCTGGTCGTCCCCGAGGGCACCCACGATCTGGAGCTCTCGCACCGGGACCACGTCACCCAGCAGCTCTTCGGCGTCGTCGTCGCGGCGGGGACGCTCGTCACCCTCGCCGAGCCGGTCCTGCTGCCGGTGAACCCGGCCTCGGTGACGGGCAACGTCTCGGCCCTCACCTGTACGGTCGATCCGGCCGACGCCGTGGCGGTGGCCGCCGAGGGCGCCCTGGTCTCGGTGCAGGGCACCGGCGTCACGGCGGTGGTGGCCCCCGACGGGGCCTTCACGCTGACCGGGGTTCCTCCCGGATCCCACACCCTCCACTTCGGCCTCGCCGGACACGAGCCCGCCTCCACCACCGTCCTCGACCTCCACGGCGGCCAGGCGGCGACCCTCCCGGAGACCGTCGTCCTCACGCCCTCCCGGGGGACGGTCGACGGCACCATCCTCCTCACCGGCCAGCCCGAGCACGCGGGCACCGTGGTGCAGCTCACCGGCACCGGCTTCGTCTCGATCACGGGGACCGACGGCGGCTTCCGGATCGGCGAGGTCTGCGCCGGGCAGGGCTACGAGCTCCGCGCCGTCCCGACCCGCAGCGGTTTCCTCCCGGCGGTGGTCGGCGGCATCGAGGTCCTCGCCGGGCAGCGGACGACCCTCCCCACCCAGACCCTGGCGCCGCAGTCCGGTGATCTCAACCTCGGCAACGGCAGCGGCCTGACGAACGATCCCACGCGCGTCGTCCCCTACACCCTGCAGGCCGCGACCGGCACCACCGAGATGCGGATGAGCGAGGACCTCTCGCTCTTCACGGACGCGGCCCGGGCCGCGGAGGGGTGGGGGCCCTACGCCCAGAGCGGGACCTTCACCCTCTCGGCCGGGGAGGGGCGCAAGTGGGTCTACGCCCAGGTGCGAGACGCCGCGGGCGCGGTCTCCGGCCGCCTCGAGGCCACGATCCTCCTCGACCTCACGGCGCCGACGAACCCGGCCATCCTGATCGAGGACGGCGGGATCTACAGCAACGATGGCGACGGCGCGCTCCTCCTCACCCTCACCGCCAGCGAGGCCCCGGATCTCGCCGCCGGCGTGGACGAGGTGAGCGGCCTCGCTCTGCTGCGCCTCCTCAACCATGACCTCCAGTCCGCGGGCACCCCGCCGAGCGACCCGGCGGATCCCGCCTGGGCGGCCGTGACCCCCATCGCCTACAGCCGGATCGTCGATCACCCCCTCCTGCGCCCCTCCACCGACGAGGCCAAGGAGGTCTGGGTGCGCTTCTCCGATCGGGCGGGGAACTGGAGCCTGCCGATCAGCGCGTCGGTCATCCTCGACCGCCAGGCCCCGAGCGGCACCACCCTCGCCATCACCGGCTCGGCTCCCGGCTGGGCGAAGAGCGAGCGGGTGACCCTGAACCTCACCGCCACCGACGCCAACCCCGGCCTCCAGATGCGCCTCGCCCACGACAGCGGCTTCGCGGGGGCGGTCACGACCCCCTTCGCCCCGACGGTCGCCTGGAACCTCCTGCCGGGCGACGGCAGCAAGGAGGTCTGGGTGACCTTCGTCGACGCCGCGGGGAACGCCGCCCAGGCCCTCTCGGCGAGCATCCAGCTGGACACCCTCGCGCCCACCGGCGTCTCGGTGAGCATCGCGCAGGCGCCCTACAGCCCCACGCGCGACCTCACCCTCGGCCTCGCCCAGGCGGGCGCGACCCAGATGGTCGTCTCGCTGAAGGCCGACTTCACCGACGGCGCCGGGCAGCCCCTTGCCTGGCTCCCGGTCGCGCCCACGGCCTCGATCCAGCTCCCGGACCTGGACGGTGAGCACGCCGTCCACGCGAAGTTCCGGGACGCCGCGGACAACGTCTCCATCGCGCCGGCGGCGACGGTCGTCCTCGATCAGCTCACCCCCGACGCCCCCCTGCTCTCGGTCGAGGGGGGGCCGTGGGTGGCCTCTCCGGCCATCACCGCCACCATCGTCGCGGTCGGGCGCCCGATCGACGCCCACGAGATGCGGGTCGATCTGGTCGACCAGGTCTCGGGCTCGACGACCACCGGCACCTGGCGGCCCTACGCCCTCCTCCTGGGCCTCTCCCCGCCCGGTGCCGACGGCGGCAAGCAGGTGGTGGCCCGGGTGCGGGACGCCGCCGGCCACGTCTCGCCGCCGGCCACCGTCGACCTCGTCCTCGACACCTCCCCGCCCTCGCTCAGCGTCTTCGAGATCGAGGGCGGCGCGGCGGCGGTGCGCTCGCCCTTCGTCACCCTCACGGCCACCGCGGCCGGGGCCTACCAGATGCGCGTCTCCGATCGCGCCGACTTCGCGGGCTCGGTCTGGCAGAGCTACGCCCCCACGCTCCCCTGGCGGCTGCCGGCCAGCGACGGAACCCACACCGTCTTCGTCGAGGTGCGGGACGAGGCGGGCCACGTGGCCGGCGCCAGCGACGACATCCTCCTCGACACCACGCCGCCCGGGGCCCTCACCCTCACCCTGGCCGACGGCCAGACCTGGGACACCGACGGCCAGGTCAAGGTCGCGGTCAGCGCCGTGGACTCCGGCTCGGGGCTGGCTCAGCTCTGGCTGGATCACGACTCCTCCTTCTCGAACGCCACGGTCGTGTCCTGGCTCCCGGCGGGCGCGCCCTCGCTGGTGGTGGATCCCTGGGCGCTGCTCCCCGGCGACGGCCAGCGCGCCGTTCACGTCCGCGTGATCGACGCCGTGGGCAACCGCAGCGACGCCGCCCGGAGCATCGCCGTCGACGCCACGCCCCCGGAGGGGAAGGTCGTGATCGACAACGGCGCCACCTGGTCCACCGACACCACCCTCACCCTGAGCCTCAACACCGGGGACGCGGTGGACATGGCGGTCGTGGAGAGCGGGACCGCGCCCGACTGCAGCGTGGGGGGGCTGCCCTGGGAGTTCGTCACCTTCACCAAGACCTGGCCCACCACCGCCACCCAGGGGCTGCACACGATCTGGGTCTGCTTCCGAGACGCCGCGGGCAACACCTTCCGGGTCTTCGACGACATCCTCCTCGACACCACGCCGCCCACCGGGACGATCCGGATCGACGCCGACGCCACCTGGGCCACGAGCACGCAGGTCGTCCTCGGCCTGACCGCTCCTCCGGACACGACCCACATGGCTCTCGCCAACGCCGCCTCCCTGGCCTGCGGCACGGTGGTCTGGGAGCCCTTCGCCCCGAACAAGAGCTGGACCCTGCCGGCCGGCGACGGCCCGGCCACGGTCTCGGTCTGCTTCAAGGACGCCGCCGGGAACGTCGCCGGCTCCTTCTCCGATGGCATCCTGCTCGACACCACGCCGCCCCAGACGCCGACCCTCCTGATCGAGAACGGCGCCACCTGGACCAACGCCCCGGCCCCGGGCCACACGGTGCAGATCAGCCCCTCGGCCGTCGGCGCCACCTGGGTCCGGATCGCCACCGACGGGATCCTCGACACCGAGCCCCTCGAGGCCCTGGCCGGTCCCTTCAGCCGCAGCCTGCCCACCGGGGACGGCCCCAAGACGGTCTGGGCCATCTTCGAGGACGACGCCGGCAACCAGAGCGTGGCGGTGAGCGACACGATCCTCCTCGACACCGCCGCCCCCACGGGGAGCGTCGTCGTGAACCAGGACGCGCCCTACACCAGCTCGCTCGTGGTGAACCTGACGCTCACCATGACCGAGCCCCACGAGATGCGGATCTGGACCGACGGCACCGAGGACGAGCCCTGGGTGCCGGTGGCCACCACGACCCTGGCCAACCTCCCGCCCGGTGACGGGACGGCGACCGTGCGGGCCCGCTTCCGGGACGCGGCGGGCAACGAGAGCGGCGTCTACCAGGACACCATCATCGTGGACACCGTGCCGCCCTCGGCGCCCCAGGTGATCACCGCCGACACGGTGGTGCCGCTGCCGGACAACAGCGTCTTCACGGTCCAGACCTTCGGGCCGGTGCTCGAGGCGAACTTCGATCGCTACGAGATCCTCGGCGGCAAGCTCTCGAGCTGGACCGCCCTGGCCGGCGGCCAGTCCACGACCTCCTTCGACTTCAACCTGCTCGCCAGCCCCTCGGCCGAGACCGGCGTGCCGAACCTCCTGCGGATCCGCGCCCGGGATCTGGCCGGCAACGTCGGCCCCGAGGGGTCGGTGATCGTGACCACCGACATCAACCTGCCGAACGCCGCCACCGCCAACCTGGCCTGGGTGGTCAACGGCAACGGCTCGGTCACCCTCCACTGGCAGCCCGGCAACAGCCCCGACGTGGTCGGCTACAACGTCTACTACGGACCGGCCTCCGGCACCCTCACGGGTCAGTACGCCCACCAGGGCCCCTCCCCGGTGCGGGTGGGGGTCACCGACCGGGCCCTCCTCTCGGGGCTGGTCAACGGCACCCAGCTCTTCGCGACCGTCCGGCCGGTGGATCACGCCGGCAACGAGGGCCCGGTGCCGATCATCGCCGGTGAGGTCCGGGGGCAGCCCTCCGAGCACCCCATCAACCTGGTCGGCGACGTCACCACCGGCATGGAGCGCATCTCCAACACGATCGTCGAGGACGACCTCGTCTACCTCGCCGGCACCAAGAGCACCGACACGATGCTGGAGGTCTACGATCTGGGATCCCTGGCCTCGCCCCTCCAGGGAGGGGTGATCCAGGCGGCGCCGGCGCTGCCGGTGCAGACCGCGACCTTCACCTACGCCGACAACCTCGACTTCCGCTCCTACTACACGACCGGCCCCTCGATCTCCCTGGACGGCCCCTACCTCTTCCTGGCCTCGGGGCCCTACCTGCGCATCTACCGGCTCAGCCAGCCGGAGGCGCCGGCGCTCCTGACCACCCTCGACTTCTCCCCGCGGATCCTCCACGACGTGGTGGCCGAGGGGGAGCGGGCCTTCCTCTCGGTCCGCACCGACGTGACGACCGAGAAGGCCGCGCTGGTGGCCCTCGACCTCGGCAAGCTCTACGACCTGAACCCGGCGACCGTGCCCTCCCCCCTCGATGTCATCGGCGAGAGCGTGGCCGCGGGCGGCTGGCGTCCCTCCAGCCTGGCCTGGACGCGCGACAAGATCGTGCAGTTCAACTCCAGCTCCGGCAGCTTCCTGACCTACGACGTCGCCGACGCCCTCGACGACGACGTCCTGACCGTCTTCGACGACGCCGACTACATCGGAGGCGCCGTGGGGCGCTCCTCTCCGATGCCCGGCGGGGCCGTGGTCAGCGGGAACCGGCTCTACCTGACCAACACCCAGGACTTCGAGGTCTACCCCCTGGAGTCCGTCTGGTCCGGCTCGGCGCTCAACGGCGGCAGCGCGATCCACGTCACGGGGGTCGTCTCCCAGGGTCAGCTGGCGCTGGCCGGCGGCCAGGTCTTCTTCCCCTCGTCCCCGGACAACGGGATCCGGGTGCTCGACCTGGTCGACTTCCCGGCGGGCCGCGAGGTCTCCCGCTACCTCTTCACCGGCTACCAGCCGACCGGGGTGACCCTCGCCGGCAACTATGGCCTGGTGGCCCGCTGGGGCGGGCTGCTGACGGTGGTCGAGCTGGGCGTCCCTCGCCAGCCCCACGAGCTCACCAGCGCCCTCGGGGGTGGGAGCACCCACGAGGTGCGGGGCGGCTTCGTCTACGGTGGCAGCGGCAACACCGTCGATCTCCAGTCCGGCTGGCCCCCCGTCGTGGACAACTCGGAGGGCAACTGCAGCTACAACGCCGCCTTCTACGACGACATGGTGATCCGGACCACCAGCGGCTCACCGGTGATCGCCCACCGGGACAAGGTCATCGATCGGGACCCCTCGACCATCTTCAACGCGGCCTTCGATCGCTACGGCCTCGACGTCACCGACGGGGGGCTGCGGCCCGGCGTGAAGGCCCTCGGGGTCGCCGCCCACGGCAACTACCTCCTCGTCGCCTCGCAGTGGTCCGATGGGATCTACCTCGATGTCTTCCTCGGCTCTCCCCTGCGGGACCGGATCCAGGCCACCGAGCTCGACATGAGCTACCTCATCGAGACCTACAAGCTCACCGACTGGACCTCGGCCGACGCCTGGGTCGAGCTCTCGGTCCACCGGGGACGGCTCTTCGTGTCCCTGGACGCCTACAACTTCGTCAACGCCCCGGCGACGGGCCTCTACATCATCGACCTCGCGCCGGCCCTCGACGACGATCCCGCCACCTCCATCGGGGCGAGCCAGATCCAGGGCGCGGTCGGGATCTCCCGGGTCCGCACCGTGGACGTGAGCGGCGGGACGGCCTACGTCGCCACCGGCGTCGGGCTCGAGATCGTCGACGTCTCGGCCGCCCTCGACGCCAGCCTGGCCACCCTCGTGCCGGCCAACCCCACCACCCTCACCCTCGGCTCCACGGGGGTCTTCTCGGTGGTGGTCCACGGCAGCTACCTCTTCTCCCTCGGCCGGTCGGGCTGGCCCCTCGCCTTCCACGACGTCTCCGACCCCTCGGCTCCCCTGGGCATGGGGACGGTGCCGGTGACCCAGAAGGCCACCAACTGCGGCCTCCCCGGGGGGCTGACCCGGGGCAGCCTGAGCGTCCACGGCTCCACCCTCTATTCCTCGGCCAGCGGGTCCATCCAGCTCTTCGCCCTCGAGTAG